ATTACAGGAATTAAAATAAATCCGATAAGGAATGCCATTTATTTTTCCGGTCTTTCTCAGTTTAAATAAAACGGCACCTTTTCGCCTGTTCCGGTCTATAATTGCACCTACATCAGGAGCTTCAATACATTCTTCATAATACCGTATTTCTTCTATATCTGCTTTTTTTATATCTGTGCTCTGAATATACACACCATCAGTGTCTGCAATATGAATAATCTTTATGAAGTCATCCTGATGATACCGATATTTACTTTTTATATTTTCAATCTGTTCATTTATTTTTGTCAGAATCTTATCTGTGGAGACATAATCCTTCAGAGTAATATCTCCATGCACAACAACAAATTGCACCTCATTGCTGGAAAAATATTCTTTCATAATAGTCCCAAGCGCTGCTTCATCGCTTGGACCTTCCACGATGAACGCAACAACTTTCTTCTCAATCATGCAGTATTGTCCTTCCTGCCTTTCTGAAGGCACGTGCAATTCTCAGACTGTCCGTTTCCTCATAAATTACTTCATCCTGGCCTCCCAGTGTAATTCCCCTGAGATACATATCCCTGAGATTGTTTGACGCTTTTATGTTCTTCATCCTGATATATCTTCTGTCCGGATTTGCTGTGGAAAACATAATACTGTCTTTATCCAGCATCTCCAGCGCACGTAAATTATGAGAAGTAAATATCAGCTGCCCTTTTGCGCTTTTATTGAAAATGTCAAGCAATTCTCCGAGCATATATTCAAAAATGCCCGCATCCAGTTCATCAATCGCCAGACAAACTGAAGCATCGCCAAATGCCTGAATCAAAACATTCAAAATAGAAATAATTTTAATAATTCCTTCTGACTCCATCCGGATTGGAATCGGAGGCATGTTTTCTCTGACAGAAACAAGCTCCACTCGGTATCCGTCTTCGCCGGAATCCATCAACTGTTTTCCGTAATTATAAATGTCTATCCTCATTCCCGGAATAATAGTGAACAAAACCATATTAATCTGCTCAACAATGGTATCCAGGATTTTTTTTCTTTCTTCATTTAGAATAACCGGCTCTGTCAGCGGAACAGCCAAATCTCCTTTCATTCCAATTTCATTCTGTTCAATCCGAAATGCCACCGGCAGCAAAAAATTGGCGGAAATCATCCCGGAATGTGCATTGCGGATGACGAACA
This is a stretch of genomic DNA from Marvinbryantia formatexigens DSM 14469. It encodes these proteins:
- a CDS encoding AAA family ATPase — encoded protein: MESIIRLASLKISNIKNVKNGQIMMPNACRKQLSYKNAEVLGIYGQNGSGKTAIIDTLYYLQEIMTGRTVEEEAADYIDVNDNRAEISADFYIFIEETIYEVNYRVILQRDGKRAEIVRETISCAINKGNSRSNKTVFMDFQRADRENIFLPKKRLDEVVEANTENKTDLIVARKMAEKGNYSYIFGESSREIFCRIYENNFKPYSEVIRALFRFALRDLFVIRNAHSGMISANFLLPVAFRIEQNEIGMKGDLAVPLTEPVILNEERKKILDTIVEQINMVLFTIIPGMRIDIYNYGKQLMDSGEDGYRVELVSVRENMPPIPIRMESEGIIKIISILNVLIQAFGDASVCLAIDELDAGIFEYMLGELLDIFNKSAKGQLIFTSHNLRALEMLDKDSIMFSTANPDRRYIRMKNIKASNNLRDMYLRGITLGGQDEVIYEETDSLRIARAFRKAGRTILHD